In Gossypium arboreum isolate Shixiya-1 chromosome 6, ASM2569848v2, whole genome shotgun sequence, the following are encoded in one genomic region:
- the LOC108484726 gene encoding putative serine/threonine-protein kinase-like protein CCR3 — protein MTKLFFPLLFAVSSLAVISFPPLTHALGSGLTLAVAYGTATVCGIVAAQPTERIICYRAGENTSSSIAPVPILPNVSYFTVAGGETNLCALRSGGYSLLCWETDAPNYPVKRLYVNDTVFLQSLSIGDERICATTMNTSQPVACWRPDGNNRNDVGELPNRNYTMGKITSGFGFSCGIVLSQNNRVACWGSNSVVSTDIERQFGNMSMENIEAGVSHVCGVNSVGDLVCKGNNSAGQLNVPLNKGLRFASWLALGEGFSCGIRRLNGTVVCWGSMTESAIEDIEFESIVAGLNFTCGLTTKNLSIVCWGPGWPGNNGFNSNYSFELPLMAEVLPGPCVQSFCSECGIYPESNRLCSGSGNICKPCFNITTASPPSPVAPSPKVSRPSRELRRGLLAFAIVGSIGGFMGICSAIYCLWTGVCFGKKKVHNSVQPTITRAGSNGGPGSNNSPPSRSLRIRRQSSRAMKRQRSGPSMIRQRSGTSSKHADKAEEFSFAELVAATNGFSLENKIGAGSYGVVYKGKLSDGREVAIKRGETGSKMKKYQEKEIAFESELSFLSRLHHKHLVRLVGYCEEMDERLLVYEYMKNGALYDHLHDKNNIEKSSSLLNSWKMRIKIALDAARGIEYLHNYAVPPIIHRDIKSSNILLDANWTARVSDFGLSMMGPESDRDYKPTKAAGTVGYIDPEYYGLNVLTTKSDVYGLGVVMLELLTGKRAIFKESESGGTPVSLVDYTVPAIMNGEVVKVLDPRVGPPELNEAEAVELMAYTAMHCVNLEGKDRPTIGDIVSNLERALTVCDGSHGSISSGAFSIVSE, from the coding sequence ATGACGAAACTTTTCTTCCCTCTCCTCTTTGCCGTCAGTTCCCTAGCCGTTATCTCCTTCCCGCCGTTAACTCATGCCTTGGGCTCCGGCTTGACGCTCGCCGTCGCCTACGGAACCGCCACCGTATGCGGAATCGTAGCCGCACAGCCGACTGAACGCATTATCTGCTACCGCGCCGGCGAAAACACCTCTTCCTCAATCGCCCCTGTCCCGATTCTCCCCAACGTTTCATACTTCACCGTCGCCGGTGGTGAAACCAACCTTTGCGCCCTCCGTTCCGGCGGTTACAGCCTCCTCTGCTGGGAAACGGACGCCCCGAATTACCCCGTTAAACGTCTCTACGTTAACGACACCGTTTTCCTTCAATCCCTCTCCATCGGCGACGAAAGGATTTGCGCAACGACGATGAACACGTCGCAGCCCGTCGCCTGTTGGAGACCTGACGGAAACAACCGCAACGACGTCGGAGAGCTACCCAATCGCAATTACACAATGGGTAAAATCACGTCCGGATTTGGGTTCTCTTGTGGGATTGTACTGAGTCAAAACAACCGAGTTGCTTGTTGGGGAAGTAACTCGGTAGTATCGACAGACATCGAAAGGCAGTTCGGGAACATGTCAATGGAAAATATCGAAGCTGGGGTTTCCCATGTCTGTGGAGTGAACTCGGTTGGCGATTTAGTTTGTAAAGGAAATAACTCGGCAGGTCAACTCAATGTTCCATTAAACAAAGGGTTACGCTTTGCTTCATGGTTAGCTCTCGGTGAAGGGTTTAGTTGTGGGATTAGAAGATTGAATGGCACGGTTGTTTGTTGGGGTTCCATGACTGAGTCCGCCATTGAAGACATCGAGTTCGAATCCATTGTTGCAGGCTTAAATTTCACTTGTGGGTTAACAACTAAGAATTTATCTATAGTTTGTTGGGGTCCCGGGTGGCCTGGGAACAACGGGTTCAATTCAAATTATTCTTTTGAGTTACCTTTAATGGCGGAGGTTTTACCAGGGCCTTGTGTTCAATCTTTTTGCAGTGAGTGTGGGATATATCCTGAGTCGAATAGGCTTTGTTCTGGTTCTGGTAACATTTGTAAGCCCTGTTTTAACATCACCACCGCATCACCACCGTCTCCGGTGGCTCCATCACCGAAAGTATCGAGGCCGTCTCGAGAGTTGAGAAGAGGGTTGTTGGCATTTGCCATAGTTGGATCGATTGGAGGTTTTATGGGGATTTGCAGTGCTATTTATTGTTTATGGACTGGTGTTTGTTTTGGGAAAAAGAAAGTTCATAATTCAGTTCAGCCAACAATCACTCGAGCAGGCTCGAATGGCGGTCCTGGATCGAACAACAGTCCTCCTTCGAGGTCGTTGAGGATTAGACGGCAAAGTTCGAGAGCAATGAAGCGTCAACGAAGTGGACCATCAATGATTCGTCAACGAAGCGGAACATCATCGAAACACGCTGATAAAGCCGAGGAATTCAGCTTTGCTGAACTTGTTGCAGCAACCAATGGTTTCTCATTAGAAAACAAGATTGGTGCAGGGAGTTACGGGGTTGTTTACAAAGGAAAACTGTCGGACGGTCGTGAAGTAGCAATCAAACGAGGCGAAACCGGCTCAAAAATGAAGAAATATCAAGAGAAAGAGATTGCATTTGAGTCCGAATTATCCTTCTTATCAAGGCTTCACCACAAGCATTTGGTTAGACTTGTTGGATATTGTGAAGAAATGGATGAAAGGCTTTTAGTTTACGAATACATGAAGAATGGAGCACTTTACGACCACTTACATGATAAGAACAACATCGAGAAATCCAGCAGTTTACTTAATTCCTGGAAAATGAGGATCAAAATCGCACTCGACGCGGCTCGAGGGATCGAATACCTTCACAACTATGCAGTTCCCCCTATAATACATAGAGATATAAAGTCTTCCAACATATTACTCGATGCGAATTGGACAGCAAGAGTTTCAGATTTCGGACTCTCGATGATGGGACCGGAATCAGACCGAGATTACaagccaacaaaagcagccgGAACAGTCGGTTACATCGATCCCGAATACTACGGATTAAACGTATTAACAACAAAGAGCGATGTATATGGACTCGGAGTCGTAATGCTAGAGCTTCTAACAGGGAAAAGGGCCATATTCAAGGAGAGCGAAAGTGGAGGGACACCAGTGAGCTTAGTTGATTATACAGTGCCTGCAATTATGAATGGTGAAGTAGTGAAGGTATTAGACCCTAGGGTTGGACCACCTGAGCTTAATGAAGCAGAGGCAGTAGAACTTATGGCTTATACAGCAATGCATTGTGTGAATTTGGAAGGTAAAGATAGGCCTACAATTGGTGATATTGTTTCAAATTTGGAAAGAGCTTTGACTGTTTGTGATGGCAGCCATGGCAGCATCTCAAGTGGTGCTTTCTCCATTGTTTCAGagtga
- the LOC108485063 gene encoding putative pectate lyase 2, whose translation MVILMASPSLSLANINVIDKCWRGNPLWQSQRQQFAKCSIGFAGKMINNIGKDVVKYKVTDPFDDPLSPKLGTLRYGTTMIKGKVWITFKNSMTITLQIPLLLSSFTAIDGHGVDVHITGAGCLLVYQATDIIIHGLRIHHYNTQPPSTMMGPNTKVILLGQMDGDAIRLVTARKVSINHNTLYECQDGLLNVTRGSTNITVSNNWFRNQDKVMLLGHGDGHLRDKNMKVTVIFNHFELKCNQRIPRVHHGYAHVANNFYQGWEQYAIGGSMSPSIKSEANFFVAPNDVGNKEVTWRKREKGLWKFYSVGDVFKNGASFNKKTGVGGAKPNYNQEQNFKVVDAESVKELTSESGILQCSRSLRF comes from the exons ATGGTTATTCTAATGGCAAGTCCTAGTTTGAGTTTGGCTAATATTAATGTAATCGATAAATGTTGGAGAGGCAACCCTCTTTGGCAGAGTCAACGACAACAATTTGCCAAATGCTCTATCGGTTTTGCTGGCAAAATGATCAACAACATTGGTAAAGACGTTGTGAAGTACAAGGTTACTGATCCTTTCGACGACCCTTTGAGTCCTAAATTAGGGACCCTTCGTTATGGAACAACAATGATTAAAGGAAAAGTATGGATCACATTCAAAAATAGCATGACTATCACACTCCAAATACCACTTCTCTTAAGCAGCTTCACTGCCATCGACGGTCATGGCGTTGATGTCCACATAACTGGTGCTGGATGCCTATTAGTGTACCAAGCAACTGATATAATCATCCATGGGCTTCGCATCCACCATTACAATACCCAACCACCTAGCACTATGATGGGTCCAAACACGAAGGTGATTCTTTTAGGCCAAATGGATGGAGATGCTATAAGATTGGTCACCGCAAGGAAAGTGTCGATCAATCATAACACATTGTATGAGTGCCAAGATGGCCTCCTCAATGTCACTCGTGGTTCCACCAACATCACCGTGTCGAACAACTGGTTTAGGAACCAAGACAAAGTTATGCTTCTCGGACACGGCGATGGTCATTTGAGAGACAAAAACATGAAGGTCACTGTCATTTTCAACCATTTCGAACTTAAGTGCAACCAAAGAATTCCAAG AGTTCACCATGGATATGCACACGTAGCGAACAATTTCTACCAAGGGTGGGAACAATATGCCATCGGTGGTAGCATGAGCCCCAGCATCAAGAGTGAGGCAAATTTTTTCGTCGCTCCGAATGATGTTGGGAACAAAGAGGTAACatggagaaaaagagagaaaggtTTATGGAAATTTTATTCGGTAGGGGATGTATTTAAAAATGGAGCATCTTTCAATAAGAAAACAGGTGTAGGTGGAGCTAAGCCTAACTATAACCAAGAACAAAATTTTAAGGTTGTTGATGCTGAATCTGTTAAGGAATTGACAAGTGAATCTGGTATTTTACAATGCTCTAGAAGTTTAAGATTTTAA